In Verrucomicrobiia bacterium, the DNA window TCGACGGCCTTCGATTCCTCCGGAAACACCAATACCGGCACCGTGGTTCTCGGCAGCGGCGCGTGGACCGGCGGGATGATCAACGGCGCCCTGTCTTTCGACGGCTTTTCGACTCAGGTGACGGTTTCCAATGCCGCATCGCTCAACCCCGTGAATGGCATCACCCTCGCCGCGTGGATCAACTCGCCCGACTGGTTCAATTCACCCCGCTTCATCGAGAAAGGCGCGTCCTTCAACCAGTACGGCCTCTGCATTACCAATACCGGCCAACTCCAATTCTTCCTCAGCGGCGTCGCCAATGGCTCCGTCGTCGCCACTCCGCCGTCGAACGGCGCCTGGCACCACATCGCGGGCACGTACGACGGCTCGCTCATCAGCCTGTATATCGACGGGCAACTGGTCGCGCAACAGCCCGCCGGCGGTCCGCTCGCGGTCACTACTGACAGCCTCGCTATCGGCAATCGCCCCGGCGGCGGTGTGGTGTACAAGACCGACGCCATTCTCGATGATGTGCGAATCTACGGCAGCGCCCTGTCCGCCAATCAGATCGCCCAGGTCTACGGCGCGGACAGTGTCGGCGACGGAATCGCGAATTGGTGGCGTCTGCAGTATTTCGGGAGCAGTTCCACGACCGGTGCCACCACCTGTGCGTCCTGTGACTTCGATAATACGGGCCAGAATAACCTGTTCAAGTACGTGGCCGGGCTGAACCCGACGGATCCCACGTCGGTATTCTTCCTGCAGATTGCCAGTGACACCAACCAAACCTCTCAGCAAAACCTGCTCTTCGACCCGCTGGCGACGGGCCGCACCTACACACCCCAGTTCAGCACCGATCTTGTCGGCGGGGTCTGGCTGCCGCTTCCGGCCTATTCCGGCCCATTGACGAACGGTAATCAGGTCACGATCACCGACACCAACGCGGTACCGCCACAGAAGTTCTACCGCATCGATATTTCCTATCCTTGAGCGCCACCAACTTTTCCGCCCGCTACTACGGCGTGCGGAGTGCCATTACCTGTTGAACTGCTTGCGGATCTCACCCGGCTTTATGATCCCCTGCTCCGTGATGATTCCGGTGATGTATTTTGCTGGGGTCACGTCGAAGGCGGGGTTGCCGGCGCGGGATTGCGCTGGCGAGATGCGGACTCGTCCCAGCTTCGCACCGGCAGTCTTTCCCGATATGTAATGCACTTCGTCTTCGTCGCGCTCTTCAATCGGGATGCTGTCTCCGCTCGGGCATTTCAGGTCGATCGTCGAACTCGGCGCGGCCACGTAGAACGGGATGCCGTTCTCGCGAGCGAGCACGGCTTTCTGGTACGTGCCGATTTTGTTGGCGACGTCGCCGTTGGCCGCGATGCGGTCGGCTCCGACGATGCACAAATCCACTTCACCGCGTTGCATGTAAAAACCGCCGGCATTATCGGCGATGATCTTGTGAGGGACGCCCTCTTGGAGGAATTCCCAACTCGTGAGGTTCGCGCCCTGATTGCGTGGACGAGTCTCGTCCACCCAGACGAAGACCTTTCGGCCACGGCGATGCGCGAGATAGATCGGGGCGGGCGCGCTGCCCCAGTCCACCAGCGCCAGCCAGCCGGCGTTGCAATGCGTGAGGATGCGCGAACCGCTTTTGATGAGCGGCAGGCCAACCTCGGCGATCTGTTTGGCGCGGGCGACATACTCGTCGGCGACGGCCTGCGCTTCAGCGATGGCCTCCTTCGCGGAACCAGCTTGGGCGCGGACGCGATCGAGCGCGTGCTTCAAGTCGGCCGCCGTCGGGCGGGTTTCGAGAAGGGTGCGATAGGCGCGAACGAGGTCTGCTCCCTCCAACACGGCCTGCGCCATGCCGCAGGCGGCAGTAGCCCCTATGGTACCCGCGCCGCGAATGGTCATCGTTTTGATGGCTCGCGCGGTTTCCCGATGGTTTTTGAGCCGCAGCAGGCCAAATCGATGCGGGAGCAGCGGCTGGTTGATGACAACGACATGGCGGCCTTCCATCCAAACGGCGCGATAGTTCTTGCCCCGGACTTTCATGAGTCTGGATACTGTAACGAAGGGTGGAGAGACCGACAAGACCACAGAAGTTGTATAGGAAAAGGCCGAAAATGTATAAAAAGCGGTGTTGACTTGATAAACCGTTCTACGATATAAATATGGCTGGAGAAGCAATAGGTTTCGGTATTCAGCGAGTTGGTATCGGGTCCAAAGAAGTCACAGACGGGAGAATTGCTATGCGAGTTAAGCTTACTGTTCTTGTAGCCACTACCGTTTTCATCGTTACGTGTACCCATAGGGCGTATGCGGAATCGCGCTGGTCAACTACCACCGGCGGCACGTTTGACTGGAACACCAGCGGCAATTGGCAAGGTACTTTCCCCCCGGGCGCAGCAGACGACGTGCGCATCACCAACGACCTCGGTACAGCGCAGCTCATCACCAATATGGGATCTTCTGTCGGCGTCGGCATCACGAATGCCATCAATTTCCTGGCAATTTCCAATGGACTCGGCAGCGCTTCGGTGACGGTGCAACAGGGTGGAGGTCTTTTCCGTTCGACCTTCGGTGTGCAGATCGGTAAGAACGCCACGCTGATTCTCACTACCAACTCATTGATTGGCACCAACTCAAGCCTCACTTTTGACCTGCGTCCGGGC includes these proteins:
- the mtnA gene encoding S-methyl-5-thioribose-1-phosphate isomerase, producing MKVRGKNYRAVWMEGRHVVVINQPLLPHRFGLLRLKNHRETARAIKTMTIRGAGTIGATAACGMAQAVLEGADLVRAYRTLLETRPTAADLKHALDRVRAQAGSAKEAIAEAQAVADEYVARAKQIAEVGLPLIKSGSRILTHCNAGWLALVDWGSAPAPIYLAHRRGRKVFVWVDETRPRNQGANLTSWEFLQEGVPHKIIADNAGGFYMQRGEVDLCIVGADRIAANGDVANKIGTYQKAVLARENGIPFYVAAPSSTIDLKCPSGDSIPIEERDEDEVHYISGKTAGAKLGRVRISPAQSRAGNPAFDVTPAKYITGIITEQGIIKPGEIRKQFNR